A genomic region of Dactylococcopsis salina PCC 8305 contains the following coding sequences:
- the ygfZ gene encoding CAF17-like 4Fe-4S cluster assembly/insertion protein YgfZ: MSRYSEQKQVAKKEVALYQYPDYGVIQLTGEDCLQFLHNQTTNEVKSLKPQQGCHTVFVNSTGRTLDLATVYVTEEKVLLLVSPQRTEFLMSWLDRYLFPMDRVTLKNVSEDYTVFTIAGEKSEAMGKQLGITINWEQPFATHEKITIDAVSVRIAVGTEIALPGYTLLVSSEHSEHLKQILTNLGAASIEQSAWEELTLEQGRPLPDSELTEDHNPLEAGLWNAISFDKGCYIGQETIARLNTYQGVKQRLWGIKLSQPVDLETPITLEGKKVGKLTRLLETDEGIKGLAYIRTKAGGEGLTVQVGEATGEVFALPFLTH; this comes from the coding sequence ATGAGTCGTTATTCTGAACAGAAACAAGTTGCTAAAAAAGAGGTCGCGCTTTATCAGTATCCTGATTATGGTGTGATTCAATTGACGGGAGAAGACTGCTTACAGTTTCTCCATAATCAAACCACAAATGAAGTTAAAAGTCTGAAACCGCAACAGGGATGCCATACGGTTTTTGTTAATTCTACTGGTCGCACTCTCGATCTCGCTACGGTTTATGTGACGGAAGAAAAGGTTTTATTATTAGTTTCTCCCCAACGGACTGAGTTTTTAATGTCGTGGCTCGATCGATATTTATTTCCGATGGATCGAGTGACGCTAAAGAATGTTTCTGAGGATTATACCGTTTTTACGATCGCTGGGGAAAAAAGCGAAGCAATGGGAAAACAGTTAGGAATAACGATTAATTGGGAACAACCATTTGCGACCCATGAGAAAATTACGATCGATGCGGTTTCCGTCCGCATCGCTGTGGGAACAGAGATCGCCCTGCCAGGTTATACTCTGCTGGTGTCTTCAGAACACAGTGAACACCTGAAACAAATTTTAACAAATTTGGGAGCGGCTTCGATCGAGCAATCAGCATGGGAAGAACTGACCTTAGAACAAGGAAGACCTTTACCCGACTCCGAACTTACCGAAGATCATAATCCCTTAGAAGCGGGACTCTGGAACGCAATTTCTTTTGATAAAGGCTGTTATATTGGTCAAGAAACGATCGCGCGACTGAATACCTATCAAGGAGTGAAACAACGGCTGTGGGGAATCAAACTCTCTCAACCCGTTGACTTGGAAACGCCGATCACGCTAGAAGGAAAAAAAGTGGGAAAACTGACTCGTCTCCTCGAAACCGATGAGGGAATCAAAGGATTAGCTTATATTCGTACTAAAGCAGGAGGAGAAGGATTAACCGTACAAGTAGGAGAAGCCACAGGAGAAGTTTTTGCACTCCCCTTCCTCACCCATTAG
- the nusA gene encoding transcription termination factor NusA yields the protein MATVSLPNLGKMINDISEGHNLPPSAVKIALQEALLKGYERYRRSQTLDRDQFDDDYFDNFEVQLDLEEEGFMVLATKEIVESVSNSDHQIGLKEVKEVAEEAELGDTVVIDVTPQQKDFGRMAAIQTKQVLMQKLRDQERKMIQEEFQELEETVLQARVVRFERQSVIMAVTSGYGRPEVEAELPIKEQLPNDNYRANAAFRVYLKKVRDGVGKGPQLIVSRASAGLVAYLFENEVPEIQDEVVRIVAIAREANPPSRHVGSRTKLAVDTLDRDIDPVGSCIGARGSRIQAVVNELRGEKIDVIRWSPDPEIYIKNALSPAQINRVVLMDTEERHAQVIVPGNQLSLAIGKDGQNVRLSAHLTGWKLDIKEAGKQEEEAEIVEEFSPDSEATVEALGSE from the coding sequence ATGGCAACTGTTAGCCTCCCGAATTTAGGGAAAATGATTAACGACATTAGCGAAGGACATAATCTTCCCCCTAGCGCTGTAAAAATCGCCCTTCAAGAAGCCTTATTAAAAGGATACGAACGTTATCGCCGTTCTCAAACCCTAGATCGCGATCAATTTGATGATGACTACTTCGATAACTTTGAAGTTCAACTCGACTTAGAAGAAGAAGGGTTTATGGTTCTCGCCACTAAAGAAATTGTGGAAAGCGTTTCTAACTCCGATCATCAAATTGGACTGAAAGAAGTCAAAGAAGTTGCCGAAGAAGCGGAATTAGGAGACACCGTTGTGATTGATGTTACTCCGCAACAAAAAGACTTCGGACGCATGGCTGCCATTCAAACCAAACAGGTACTGATGCAGAAACTCCGTGATCAAGAACGGAAAATGATCCAAGAGGAGTTTCAAGAATTAGAAGAAACGGTGTTACAAGCGCGAGTGGTACGGTTTGAACGTCAATCTGTGATTATGGCGGTGACTAGCGGTTATGGTCGTCCCGAAGTGGAAGCAGAACTTCCCATTAAAGAACAACTTCCCAATGATAATTACCGCGCCAATGCTGCTTTTCGCGTTTATCTCAAAAAAGTCCGCGATGGGGTGGGAAAAGGGCCACAATTAATTGTATCTCGTGCTTCTGCTGGTTTAGTGGCTTACTTGTTTGAAAATGAAGTCCCAGAAATCCAAGATGAAGTGGTGCGGATTGTTGCGATCGCGCGGGAAGCGAATCCTCCTTCTCGTCATGTGGGTTCTCGCACCAAATTAGCCGTAGATACCCTCGATCGAGATATTGACCCCGTTGGGTCTTGTATTGGCGCGAGAGGGTCAAGAATCCAAGCCGTAGTGAACGAATTACGGGGAGAAAAAATTGATGTGATTCGTTGGTCGCCAGACCCCGAAATCTATATCAAAAATGCTCTCAGTCCAGCACAGATTAATCGTGTGGTATTAATGGATACGGAAGAACGCCACGCACAAGTGATTGTTCCGGGTAATCAACTCAGTTTAGCCATTGGGAAAGATGGACAAAATGTTCGTCTCAGCGCTCATCTCACCGGCTGGAAACTTGATATCAAAGAAGCTGGTAAACAGGAAGAAGAAGCAGAAATTGTGGAGGAGTTTTCTCCCGACTCGGAAGCAACAGTAGAAGCGTTGGGAAGTGAATAA
- a CDS encoding RpnC/YadD family protein, translated as MVNYTDQYDHPWKEAIGLYFPPFLSFFFPHIWEEINWERGYEFLDKELQKIVRNASVGNRQTDKLVKVWRNNGEETWVLIHIEVQSQSQAEFAQRMYLYNTLIFQRYGQPVVSLAILADDQPRWRPQNYSRELWGCRVGLEFPIAKLLDYQTEMASLRTSLNPFAVIVEAHLATQQTRNQFSRRYQEKVRMVKNLYRRGYSREDILELFRLIDWILRLPQDLEVAFEQEIEQFEEETRMSYMTSWERRGREKGIQEGRKEGREEGIQEGIQQGIQEILESRFGEVEESLMNSVKEINEISRLKTLLRQATTVNSLQEFQSLLGS; from the coding sequence GTGGTGAACTATACCGATCAGTACGATCATCCCTGGAAAGAAGCGATCGGGCTATACTTTCCTCCCTTCCTTTCCTTCTTCTTCCCACACATCTGGGAAGAAATTAACTGGGAACGGGGCTATGAGTTTTTAGACAAAGAACTACAAAAAATTGTTCGTAACGCCAGTGTTGGTAATCGTCAAACGGACAAATTAGTAAAAGTCTGGCGTAACAACGGAGAAGAAACTTGGGTGTTAATTCACATTGAAGTCCAAAGTCAATCTCAAGCTGAATTTGCTCAACGGATGTATCTGTACAATACACTGATTTTCCAACGCTATGGTCAACCCGTAGTGAGTTTAGCCATTTTGGCAGATGATCAACCCCGTTGGCGACCACAAAACTATTCTCGTGAGTTGTGGGGATGTCGTGTTGGATTAGAGTTTCCGATCGCGAAATTGTTAGATTATCAAACAGAAATGGCTTCACTGCGAACCAGTCTCAATCCTTTTGCGGTGATTGTGGAAGCCCATCTAGCCACTCAACAAACCCGAAACCAGTTCTCCCGTCGCTATCAGGAGAAAGTGAGGATGGTCAAAAACCTCTATCGGAGAGGTTATAGCCGAGAGGATATATTAGAACTATTCCGACTGATTGATTGGATCTTGCGATTACCGCAAGATTTAGAAGTTGCGTTTGAACAAGAGATTGAACAGTTTGAGGAGGAAACTCGTATGAGTTATATGACTAGCTGGGAACGTCGAGGAAGAGAGAAGGGAATACAGGAAGGACGAAAAGAGGGAAGAGAAGAGGGAATACAGGAAGGAATCCAACAGGGAATCCAAGAAATTTTAGAGAGTCGTTTCGGTGAGGTGGAAGAGTCTCTGATGAACTCGGTGAAGGAGATTAATGAAATTTCTCGCTTGAAAACGCTTTTAAGACAAGCGACGACAGTTAATTCTCTCCAAGAGTTTCAATCTTTACTTGGGAGTTAA
- a CDS encoding RpnC/YadD family protein — MVNYTDQYDHPWKEAIGLYFPPFLSFFFPHIWEEINWERGYEFLDKELQKIVRNASVGNRQTDKLVKVWRNNGEETWVLIHIEVQSQSQAEFAQRMYLYNTLIFQRYGQPVVSLAILADDQPRWRPQNYSRELWGCRVGLEFPIAKLLDYQTEMASLRTSLNPFAVIVEAHLATQQTRNQFSRRYQEKVRMVKNLYRRGYSREDILELFRLIDWILRLPQDLEVAFEQEIEQFEEETRMSYMTSWERRGREKGIQEGRKEGREEGIQEGIQEILESRFGEVEEEVINSVKEINEISRLKTLLRQATTVNSLQEFQSLLGS; from the coding sequence GTGGTGAACTATACCGATCAGTACGATCATCCCTGGAAAGAAGCGATCGGGCTATACTTTCCTCCCTTCCTTTCCTTCTTCTTCCCACACATCTGGGAAGAAATTAACTGGGAACGGGGCTATGAGTTTTTAGACAAAGAACTACAAAAAATTGTTCGTAACGCCAGTGTTGGTAATCGTCAAACGGACAAATTAGTAAAAGTCTGGCGTAACAACGGAGAAGAAACTTGGGTGTTAATTCACATTGAAGTCCAAAGTCAATCTCAAGCTGAATTTGCTCAACGGATGTATCTGTACAATACACTGATTTTCCAACGCTATGGTCAACCCGTGGTGAGTTTAGCCATTTTGGCAGATGATCAGCCCCGTTGGCGACCACAAAACTATTCTCGTGAGTTGTGGGGATGTCGTGTTGGATTAGAGTTTCCGATCGCGAAATTGTTAGATTATCAAACAGAGATGGCTTCACTGCGAACCAGTCTCAATCCTTTTGCGGTGATTGTGGAAGCACATCTAGCCACTCAACAAACCCGAAACCAGTTCTCCCGTCGCTATCAGGAGAAAGTGAGGATGGTCAAAAACCTCTATCGGAGAGGTTATAGCCGAGAGGATATATTAGAACTATTCCGACTGATTGATTGGATATTGCGATTACCGCAAGATTTAGAAGTTGCGTTTGAACAAGAGATTGAACAGTTTGAGGAGGAAACTCGTATGAGTTACATGACTAGCTGGGAACGTCGAGGAAGAGAGAAGGGAATCCAGGAAGGACGAAAAGAGGGACGAGAGGAAGGAATACAGGAAGGAATCCAAGAAATTTTAGAGAGTCGTTTTGGTGAGGTAGAGGAGGAGGTCATTAACTCGGTAAAGGAGATTAATGAAATTTCTCGCTTGAAAACGCTTTTAAGACAAGCGACGACAGTTAATTCTCTCCAAGAGTTTCAATCTTTACTTGGGAGTTAA
- the mutL gene encoding DNA mismatch repair endonuclease MutL, producing MDHCIQPLPDQVIKQIAAGEVIASSASVIKELVENALDANATRITITMNAELSSLQVADNGEGMSLEDLRHCAYAHTTSKIRSTSDLQKIVTLGFRGEALHSMTQIASLQVRSRPHYPTSETGYEMSYSRGGEVISEKTIAIAPGTIVTVSDLFADFPARRHALPKKSQQLKAIQKTIYEIAMAHPDLTWQVYHDDRLWLHLSPVETPQQLLPQILSQFQTSDFQYVSKEIKTPDQEGQSRLELLLGLPDRASRHQRDWLKTAVNGRCVRLPEIEQTLVSGLMKTLPRDRYPICWLHLHTHPHLIDWNRHPAKTEIYLCHLKHWQEQVQNAIKDALQLNSNSVPEIVHNRRVGELLKAAEAKGDYQVTATEEEKGELSLFPLRAIAQLHQTYIVAEHPTGVWLIEQHIAHERIIYEQLQAQWELVSHDPPLILDDLSLSQQEQLERLGLEIDRFGEATWAIRTVPKILQPRSDIQDAILELSSGGDLATAQVATACRSAIRNGTPLNPQEMQDILDQWKQTRHPHTCPHGRPIYLSLTETSLAKFFRRHWVIGKSHGI from the coding sequence ATAGATCACTGTATTCAACCGTTACCAGATCAGGTAATTAAACAAATTGCAGCAGGAGAAGTGATTGCTTCTTCTGCTTCTGTTATTAAAGAGTTGGTGGAAAATGCTTTGGATGCCAACGCCACTCGCATTACAATCACGATGAATGCAGAATTGTCTTCCCTACAAGTGGCAGATAATGGGGAAGGGATGAGTCTCGAAGATTTACGTCACTGCGCTTATGCTCATACTACCAGTAAGATTCGATCGACCTCCGATTTGCAAAAAATTGTTACCCTCGGCTTTCGGGGAGAAGCACTCCACAGCATGACTCAAATTGCTTCTTTACAGGTGCGAAGTCGTCCCCATTATCCCACATCAGAAACGGGATATGAGATGAGTTATAGTCGAGGCGGAGAGGTAATTAGCGAGAAAACGATCGCGATCGCACCTGGAACCATTGTCACCGTTTCTGATTTATTTGCCGATTTTCCCGCCCGTCGTCACGCCCTACCGAAGAAATCTCAACAGCTAAAAGCGATTCAGAAAACCATTTACGAAATCGCCATGGCTCATCCCGACCTTACTTGGCAAGTTTATCACGACGATCGGCTTTGGTTACATCTCTCGCCAGTGGAGACTCCCCAACAGTTACTGCCTCAGATTTTATCTCAATTCCAAACCTCTGATTTTCAATATGTTTCTAAGGAGATCAAAACTCCAGACCAAGAAGGACAATCTCGTTTAGAATTATTGCTGGGACTGCCCGATCGCGCTTCCCGTCATCAAAGAGACTGGCTGAAAACAGCAGTTAATGGGCGCTGTGTTCGTTTACCTGAGATTGAACAAACCCTTGTTTCTGGCTTGATGAAAACCCTACCGCGCGATCGATATCCCATTTGTTGGTTACACCTCCACACCCATCCCCACTTAATCGACTGGAATCGGCATCCAGCAAAAACAGAAATCTATCTCTGTCACCTCAAACATTGGCAAGAACAAGTCCAAAATGCCATTAAGGATGCTCTACAGCTAAACTCAAATTCTGTTCCTGAAATCGTCCATAATCGCCGCGTGGGAGAATTATTAAAAGCGGCGGAAGCCAAAGGTGATTATCAAGTGACAGCGACAGAAGAAGAGAAAGGAGAGTTGAGTTTATTTCCATTGCGGGCGATCGCGCAACTTCATCAAACCTACATTGTCGCCGAACATCCCACTGGCGTTTGGTTAATTGAGCAACATATCGCCCATGAACGGATTATTTATGAACAATTACAAGCACAATGGGAACTGGTATCCCATGATCCGCCCTTGATTCTCGATGATCTGTCTTTATCGCAACAAGAACAACTGGAACGTCTTGGCTTGGAAATCGATCGATTTGGGGAAGCAACTTGGGCAATCAGAACCGTCCCGAAAATTTTACAACCGCGATCGGACATTCAAGATGCTATCTTAGAACTCAGTTCGGGTGGCGACTTAGCAACCGCACAAGTAGCAACCGCTTGTCGCAGTGCGATCCGTAATGGAACTCCCCTCAATCCGCAAGAAATGCAGGACATTCTCGACCAATGGAAACAGACTCGTCACCCTCACACTTGTCCCCATGGTCGTCCGATTTACCTCTCCCTCACTGAAACCTCTCTCGCTAAATTTTTCCGCCGTCATTGGGTGATTGGAAAAAGTCACGGAATCTAG
- the eno gene encoding phosphopyruvate hydratase, protein MYNPDSAIEAIQAREILDSRGRPTVEAQVQLASGAIGLAQVPSGASTGTFEAHELRDGDHRYGGKGVLKAVENIEETLFPALMDLDALDQMSIDRAMEKADGSENKSNLGANAILAVSLATAKAAAEHLMLPLYRYLGGPMANILPVPFMNVINGGEHAANNIDFQEFMIVPIGAPSFSEALRWGAEVFNALSKVLDSKGLLTGVGDEGGFAPNLESNRSALEILILAIEKAGYQPGEQIALALDVAASEFYQNGSYVYEGSEHTPEELINYLHDLASDYPIISIEDGLQEEDWDNWRILTEKMGLNTQLVGDDLFVTNPTRLQKGIDTDSGNAILIKLNQIGTLTETLETIELAHRNRYSCMISHRSGETEDTTIADLAVATRAGQIKTGSLSRSERIAKYNQLLRIEQELGDRAIYAPLAGFGPRFGND, encoded by the coding sequence ATGTATAATCCAGATAGCGCGATCGAAGCCATTCAAGCCAGAGAGATTTTAGACTCACGAGGACGACCCACCGTAGAAGCACAAGTGCAGCTTGCCAGTGGCGCGATCGGACTAGCCCAAGTTCCCAGTGGGGCTTCTACTGGCACATTTGAAGCACATGAATTGCGCGACGGTGATCATCGTTATGGTGGGAAAGGCGTTCTCAAAGCAGTAGAGAACATTGAAGAGACCTTATTTCCCGCCTTGATGGACTTAGATGCTTTAGATCAAATGTCGATCGATCGCGCCATGGAAAAAGCCGATGGGTCAGAAAATAAATCGAACTTAGGGGCAAATGCCATTTTAGCGGTTTCTCTCGCCACCGCCAAAGCCGCAGCGGAACATCTCATGCTTCCCCTTTATCGCTACTTAGGGGGACCAATGGCGAACATTTTACCCGTTCCCTTTATGAATGTCATCAATGGCGGAGAACACGCCGCCAATAACATTGACTTCCAAGAATTTATGATTGTCCCCATTGGCGCACCTAGTTTCAGTGAAGCATTGCGTTGGGGTGCTGAAGTGTTTAATGCTTTAAGTAAAGTGTTAGACAGTAAAGGATTACTGACTGGCGTTGGTGACGAGGGAGGATTTGCGCCTAACCTAGAGTCGAATCGATCGGCGCTAGAGATTCTTATATTAGCCATAGAAAAAGCAGGCTATCAACCTGGGGAACAAATCGCTTTAGCCTTAGATGTCGCCGCCAGCGAGTTTTATCAAAATGGAAGCTATGTTTACGAAGGAAGCGAACACACTCCAGAAGAATTAATTAACTATCTCCATGACTTAGCCAGTGACTATCCGATTATTTCCATTGAAGATGGGTTACAGGAAGAAGACTGGGACAACTGGCGTATTCTCACCGAAAAAATGGGATTAAATACACAGTTAGTGGGAGATGACTTATTTGTCACTAATCCCACTCGTCTCCAAAAAGGCATTGATACCGACTCTGGAAACGCGATTTTAATTAAACTCAATCAAATTGGAACGCTGACGGAAACCTTAGAAACCATTGAGTTAGCCCATCGTAACCGTTATAGCTGCATGATCAGCCATCGTTCTGGAGAAACCGAAGACACCACCATTGCGGATTTAGCCGTAGCAACTCGCGCGGGACAAATTAAAACGGGTTCTCTTTCTCGTAGCGAACGGATTGCCAAGTATAATCAGTTATTGCGAATTGAACAAGAACTCGGCGATCGGGCGATTTATGCACCCCTAGCAGGTTTCGGACCTCGTTTCGGTAACGATTAA
- a CDS encoding RpnC/YadD family protein codes for MVNYTDQYDHPWKEAVGLYFPPFLSFFFPHIWEEINWERGYEFLDKELQKIVRNASVGNRQTDKLVKVWRNNGEETWVLIHIEVQSQSQAEFAQRMYLYNTLIFQRYGQPVVSLAILADDQPRWRPQNYSRELWGCRVGLEFPIAKLLDYQTEMASLRTSLNPFAVIVEAHLATQQTRNQFSRRYQEKVRMVKNLYRRGYSREDILELFRLIDWILRLPQDLEVAFEQEIEQFEEETRMSYMTSWERRGREKGIQQGFQQGIQEILESRFGEVENSLMNSVKEINEISRLKTLLRQATTVNSLQEFQSLLGS; via the coding sequence GTGGTGAACTATACCGATCAGTACGATCATCCCTGGAAAGAAGCGGTCGGGCTATACTTTCCTCCCTTCCTCTCCTTCTTCTTCCCACACATCTGGGAAGAAATTAACTGGGAACGTGGCTATGAATTTCTGGACAAAGAACTACAAAAAATTGTTCGTAACGCCAGTGTTGGTAATCGTCAAACGGACAAATTAGTAAAAGTCTGGCGTAACAACGGAGAAGAAACTTGGGTGTTAATTCACATTGAAGTCCAAAGTCAATCTCAAGCTGAATTTGCTCAACGGATGTATCTGTACAATACACTGATTTTTCAACGCTATGGTCAACCCGTGGTGAGTTTAGCCATTTTGGCAGATGATCAGCCCCGTTGGCGACCACAAAACTATTCTCGTGAGTTGTGGGGATGTCGTGTTGGGTTAGAGTTTCCGATCGCGAAATTGTTAGATTATCAAACAGAGATGGCTTCACTGCGAACCAGTCTCAATCCTTTTGCGGTGATTGTGGAAGCCCATCTAGCCACTCAACAAACCCGAAACCAGTTCTCCCGTCGCTATCAGGAGAAAGTGAGGATGGTCAAAAACCTCTATCGGAGAGGTTATAGCCGAGAGGATATATTAGAACTATTCCGACTGATTGATTGGATCTTGCGATTACCGCAAGATTTAGAAGTTGCGTTTGAACAAGAGATTGAACAGTTTGAGGAGGAAACTCGTATGAGTTATATGACTAGCTGGGAACGTCGAGGACGAGAGAAGGGAATCCAACAGGGATTCCAACAGGGAATCCAAGAAATTTTAGAGAGTCGTTTCGGTGAGGTGGAAAACTCTCTGATGAACTCGGTGAAAGAGATTAATGAAATTTCTCGCCTGAAAACGCTTTTAAGACAAGCGACGACAGTTAATTCTCTCCAAGAGTTTCAATCTTTGCTTGGGAGTTAA
- the rimP gene encoding ribosome maturation factor RimP, translating into MTHPLTAKIEAIATPIADHLGLELVEIAFLTNENPPILRVEVRNPEDDTSLHDCEQMSRTLEEQLDLTAVIPDAYVLEVSSPGISEELTRDREYISFKGFPVLVMTNPPHKGKEQWRGTLNRRDETTVYINQKGRLIKIPRDVIQSVKLDSTDN; encoded by the coding sequence ATGACACATCCCTTGACTGCCAAAATTGAGGCAATTGCTACCCCGATCGCGGATCACCTCGGCTTAGAATTGGTGGAGATCGCGTTTTTAACCAACGAAAATCCCCCCATCTTACGGGTAGAAGTTCGTAACCCCGAAGATGACACCAGTTTGCATGATTGCGAACAAATGAGTCGCACTCTAGAAGAACAACTTGACCTTACCGCAGTAATTCCAGATGCTTATGTTTTAGAAGTCTCCAGTCCAGGGATATCCGAAGAACTGACACGCGATCGAGAATACATCAGCTTTAAAGGCTTTCCCGTGTTAGTGATGACTAATCCTCCCCACAAAGGAAAAGAACAATGGCGAGGGACACTCAACCGTCGAGACGAAACCACCGTTTACATTAATCAAAAAGGACGCTTAATTAAAATTCCCCGCGACGTGATTCAAAGCGTCAAACTCGACTCAACAGATAACTAA
- a CDS encoding glutaredoxin family protein: MQLILYSKPDCHLCEGLQEKLEQVTGVAFSLEVRDITTREDWFQAYQYSIPVLCRQLDSGEEVLPRLSPRASVDQVTRLLQKYAS, encoded by the coding sequence ATGCAGTTGATTTTATATTCAAAACCCGATTGTCATCTTTGTGAAGGGTTACAGGAAAAGTTAGAACAAGTGACTGGGGTTGCTTTTAGTTTAGAAGTCCGCGACATCACCACTCGTGAGGATTGGTTTCAAGCGTATCAGTATTCGATTCCAGTTTTATGTCGTCAGTTGGACAGTGGGGAGGAAGTGTTACCTCGTTTGTCTCCTCGTGCGTCTGTAGATCAGGTAACTCGATTGTTACAGAAATATGCCTCTTAA
- a CDS encoding type II toxin-antitoxin system HicB family antitoxin: protein MKGKYKIIIEWSQEDNAFVVSLPDIEVMQPCTHGESYQEALENAQDVLELLEEVYKQEEKSLPQPTFYG, encoded by the coding sequence ATGAAAGGTAAATATAAAATTATAATTGAATGGTCACAAGAAGATAATGCGTTTGTGGTCAGTCTGCCAGATATTGAGGTTATGCAACCCTGTACTCATGGAGAATCTTACCAAGAAGCGCTAGAGAATGCCCAAGATGTTCTTGAACTTTTAGAGGAGGTTTATAAACAGGAAGAAAAATCACTTCCTCAACCTACCTTTTACGGGTAA
- a CDS encoding chlororespiratory reduction protein 7, with protein MPDSIMYQEDAYVVLETNQPEEIMSPEELLEKLKGILQNHPDELPRDLTKFETVEAQAKHLMETSCEFDVGEGEYLQWYVIRLDK; from the coding sequence ATGCCAGATTCAATTATGTATCAAGAGGACGCTTATGTTGTCCTCGAAACCAACCAACCCGAAGAAATAATGAGTCCAGAAGAATTACTGGAAAAACTCAAAGGTATTTTACAAAATCATCCCGATGAACTTCCCAGAGACTTAACTAAGTTTGAGACAGTAGAAGCGCAAGCAAAACATCTCATGGAAACCAGTTGCGAGTTTGATGTGGGAGAAGGAGAGTATTTGCAATGGTATGTCATTCGACTAGATAAATGA
- the clpS gene encoding ATP-dependent Clp protease adapter ClpS, whose translation MSTEVLDRPEIKTVEKSQTVRKPAPRYRVLLHNDDFNGMEYVVQTLLQTVPSLTQPQAVDIMMEAHNSGVALVITCAQEHAEFYCEMLKNHGLTSTIEPDE comes from the coding sequence GTGTCAACTGAAGTTTTAGATCGACCAGAAATTAAAACGGTTGAGAAAAGCCAAACCGTCCGTAAACCAGCCCCTCGATACCGCGTACTTCTCCATAATGATGATTTTAATGGGATGGAGTATGTCGTCCAAACTTTGTTACAAACTGTTCCCAGTCTCACGCAACCGCAAGCCGTTGATATTATGATGGAAGCTCATAATTCGGGTGTCGCTTTGGTGATTACTTGCGCTCAAGAACACGCTGAATTTTACTGTGAAATGCTCAAAAATCACGGTTTAACCAGTACCATTGAACCAGATGAATAG